A genomic stretch from Campylobacter lari subsp. concheus includes:
- a CDS encoding ABC transporter permease — translation MIRLENIQKKINNTTILENINLYIQKGEFVAIIGQSGSGKTSLLNIIGTLDEPSSGKYFLDAYEVTNLSKDEKARIRRQKIGFIFQRYNLLSLLNAKDNVALPAVYAGKNKHERSQKAKELLSFLELDHKELSKPNELSGGQQQRVSIARALMNGGELILADEPTGALDSKSGKIVLEILNKLNEQGHTVVLVTHDREIAARAKRVIEIKDGKIISDNGAKKADEIKAKLMPKEKKSFNLLKNQLFESLKMSVASIVAHKLRSLLTMLGIIIGIASVVCVVALGLGAQQNILASISSIGTNTIEVVSGRGLGDIRSGKTRLNLSDLKTLSSLPYLEAVEADIGKIGVVTYKNNSLQARIYGVGPNHLRLRGFVMVDGRFINNEDIKDNANICIIDENALRILFDNISARDVLGKSVIFNKQPLTIVGVLKKERDNKGFRADENTIKIYTPYSSLMNKITGDKQIRAIVTKVKDEVNPALAEEAMVKILEIKRGKKDFFTINSDAIKNAIEENTATLTLLISSIAVVSLIVGGIGVMNIMLVSVSERTREIGVRMAIGARKEDILMQFLIEAVLICSLGAIFGVILSFIIIEVFNSLNFGFTMILSLNSVFLGLLSSVLIGVVFGFFPAKNAANLNPISALSKE, via the coding sequence ATGATACGCTTAGAAAATATACAAAAAAAGATTAATAATACAACTATTTTAGAAAATATTAATCTTTATATTCAAAAGGGAGAATTTGTAGCCATTATAGGACAATCAGGTAGTGGAAAAACCTCTCTTTTAAATATTATAGGCACACTCGATGAGCCAAGTAGTGGAAAATACTTTTTAGATGCATATGAAGTTACAAATTTAAGCAAAGATGAAAAAGCAAGGATTAGGCGCCAAAAAATAGGTTTTATTTTTCAAAGATATAATTTACTTAGTCTTTTAAATGCTAAAGATAATGTTGCTTTACCTGCTGTTTATGCGGGTAAAAACAAACATGAAAGATCACAAAAGGCTAAAGAATTACTTTCTTTTTTAGAGCTTGATCATAAAGAATTATCAAAGCCAAATGAACTAAGTGGTGGACAACAGCAAAGAGTTTCCATAGCAAGAGCTTTGATGAATGGTGGTGAGCTTATTTTAGCAGATGAGCCAACGGGTGCGCTTGATTCTAAAAGCGGTAAAATAGTTTTAGAAATTTTAAATAAACTAAATGAACAAGGACACACTGTAGTTTTAGTCACTCATGATAGAGAAATAGCTGCTAGAGCAAAAAGAGTTATAGAAATTAAAGATGGTAAGATTATAAGTGATAATGGTGCAAAAAAAGCAGATGAAATAAAAGCTAAGTTAATGCCAAAAGAGAAAAAAAGCTTTAATTTACTTAAAAATCAGCTTTTTGAAAGTTTGAAAATGTCTGTAGCTTCCATTGTAGCACACAAGCTACGTTCTTTGCTTACTATGCTTGGTATTATCATAGGAATAGCTTCAGTAGTTTGCGTGGTTGCTTTAGGACTTGGAGCTCAACAAAATATACTTGCTTCCATTAGCTCTATCGGGACTAATACTATAGAAGTTGTTTCAGGGCGTGGCTTGGGAGATATTCGATCAGGTAAAACAAGGCTAAATTTAAGTGATTTAAAAACCCTAAGTTCTTTGCCTTATTTAGAAGCAGTAGAAGCAGATATAGGCAAAATAGGGGTGGTAACTTATAAGAATAATTCTTTGCAAGCTAGAATTTATGGAGTAGGGCCAAATCATCTAAGACTTAGAGGTTTTGTGATGGTAGATGGTAGATTTATTAATAATGAGGATATAAAAGATAATGCTAATATTTGTATTATAGATGAAAATGCTTTGAGAATTTTATTTGATAATATCAGCGCTAGAGATGTTTTAGGTAAAAGCGTGATTTTTAACAAGCAACCTTTAACTATAGTTGGTGTTTTAAAAAAAGAAAGAGATAATAAAGGCTTTAGAGCTGATGAAAATACCATTAAAATTTATACTCCTTATTCTAGTTTGATGAATAAAATCACAGGGGATAAGCAAATAAGAGCCATAGTAACTAAGGTAAAAGATGAGGTAAATCCTGCTTTAGCTGAAGAGGCTATGGTAAAAATTTTAGAGATTAAACGCGGAAAAAAAGATTTTTTCACTATAAATTCTGATGCGATTAAAAATGCTATTGAGGAAAATACTGCTACTTTGACTTTACTTATTTCTTCTATTGCAGTGGTATCTTTGATAGTAGGTGGTATTGGCGTGATGAATATAATGCTTGTTTCAGTAAGTGAGCGTACAAGGGAAATTGGAGTTAGAATGGCTATTGGAGCTAGAAAAGAAGATATTTTAATGCAATTTTTAATTGAAGCTGTATTGATTTGTTCTTTAGGGGCCATTTTTGGAGTAATACTTTCTTTTATCATCATTGAAGTATTTAATTCTTTAAATTTTGGTTTTACAATGATACTTTCGTTAAATTCAGTATTTTTAGGGCTTTTAAGTTCGGTTTTAATCGGAGTTGTTTTTGGATTTTTCCCAGCAAAAAATGCAGCAAATTTAAATCCTATTAGTGCTTTATCAAAGGAATGA
- a CDS encoding efflux RND transporter periplasmic adaptor subunit has protein sequence MKKIIYLSIFFIILIIGVYFFFFANKEEYNYLTYEVKKQDITQSIEAIGEVYAKTQVDVGAQVSGQITKLYVKLGDHVNEGDLIAQIDKDKQQNDLDITKAQLESAKANLESKKIALDIATKQYQREQKLYDKKATSLENLENLKNTFYALRANVADLKAQTTQLEISLKNAQKDLAYTTITAPSKGEIINVAVEEGQTVNANQNTPSIVRLADLSEMEIRMQIAEADINKISVGKKVKFSILNEPDKKYEATISSIDPANTTISDATSNTNLNSNSSASTSAVYYYARVFVKNDNNFLRIGMSTENEIAIKTENNTLVIPTLAIKSDTSGYYVEILKANNISVKTPVKLGIKDSLNTQILDGINEGDLVIIGKNKK, from the coding sequence ATGAAAAAAATAATTTATTTAAGCATATTTTTTATTATACTCATTATAGGGGTATATTTTTTCTTTTTTGCAAATAAGGAAGAATATAATTATCTAACCTATGAAGTTAAAAAACAAGACATCACTCAAAGTATAGAAGCAATTGGCGAAGTTTATGCAAAAACCCAAGTTGATGTTGGTGCGCAAGTTAGTGGGCAAATTACTAAACTTTATGTAAAATTAGGTGATCATGTTAATGAAGGTGATTTAATTGCACAAATTGATAAAGATAAACAACAAAATGATTTAGATATTACTAAAGCTCAGCTTGAAAGTGCAAAGGCAAATTTAGAAAGTAAAAAAATCGCTCTTGATATAGCTACCAAACAATACCAAAGAGAGCAAAAGCTTTATGACAAAAAGGCTACTTCTTTAGAAAATCTTGAAAATCTTAAAAATACTTTTTATGCCTTAAGAGCGAATGTAGCTGATTTAAAAGCTCAAACTACTCAACTTGAAATTTCTTTAAAAAATGCTCAAAAAGATTTAGCCTATACTACCATAACTGCACCTAGTAAGGGTGAGATTATTAATGTAGCAGTTGAAGAGGGACAAACTGTAAATGCAAACCAAAATACACCAAGTATAGTGCGTTTGGCTGATTTAAGTGAAATGGAAATTCGTATGCAAATAGCTGAAGCTGATATTAATAAAATCAGTGTTGGTAAAAAGGTTAAATTTAGTATTTTAAATGAGCCTGATAAAAAATACGAAGCAACTATTTCAAGCATAGATCCAGCAAATACTACCATAAGTGATGCAACAAGCAATACAAATTTAAACTCAAACTCAAGTGCTAGCACTAGCGCTGTGTATTATTATGCAAGAGTTTTTGTAAAAAATGATAATAATTTTTTACGCATAGGTATGAGTACAGAAAATGAAATTGCTATTAAAACAGAAAATAATACTTTAGTTATACCAACTTTAGCTATAAAAAGCGATACAAGTGGTTATTATGTAGAAATTTTAAAAGCAAATAATATAAGTGTGAAAACACCTGTTAAATTAGGTATTAAAGATAGTTTAAATACTCAAATTTTAGATGGTATTAATGAGGGTGATTTAGTTATCATAGGTAAAAATAAAAAATGA